In Paenibacillus sp. FSL R7-0345, a single window of DNA contains:
- a CDS encoding glycoside hydrolase family 88 protein: MWKHAIEDAIVKIQRNIGRFGDRYPHVGHGRQYSLIENEDWTNGFWSGMLWLGYEYSGDRRLLDAARKTVDSFRSRMEQGIVLDHHDIGFLYSLSSKAQWIVERDTNARELTLLAADCLMARWRRQGEYFQAWGREGDTAEGGRIIIDCLLNLPLLYWASEQTGKPVYKTAAELQANKSRRYLVRGDDSSYHTFFFNQETGEPIGGATHQGYTNGSTWTRGQAWGIYGFALSYRYTGDPQFLDTSKRMARYFLEHLPEDGVAYWDFNLPPDAERPYRDSSASAIAAAGLHELLSHLDENEPGYAYLRSGLLNTMEALVSHYSTIGDEQAEGLLKHGSYHVRGGQAPDEYMIWGDYFYLEALLRLEKGIGGYWYERG, encoded by the coding sequence ATGTGGAAGCATGCAATTGAGGATGCCATCGTCAAAATACAGCGCAATATCGGCCGTTTCGGAGACCGTTACCCCCATGTAGGCCATGGCCGGCAGTATTCATTGATTGAGAACGAGGATTGGACCAACGGCTTCTGGAGCGGAATGCTGTGGCTTGGTTATGAATATTCGGGAGACAGGCGGCTTCTTGACGCAGCCAGGAAAACTGTGGACAGCTTCCGCAGCCGAATGGAGCAGGGAATCGTGCTCGACCATCATGATATCGGCTTCCTGTATTCACTGTCCTCCAAAGCGCAGTGGATTGTGGAACGAGATACAAATGCGCGTGAGCTGACACTGCTGGCAGCAGACTGCCTGATGGCCCGCTGGCGCAGGCAGGGGGAATACTTTCAGGCTTGGGGCCGGGAAGGTGATACTGCGGAAGGCGGGCGGATTATTATTGATTGCCTGCTCAATCTGCCTCTGCTCTACTGGGCCTCGGAGCAAACCGGGAAGCCGGTTTATAAGACGGCGGCAGAGCTTCAGGCTAACAAAAGCCGGCGTTATCTGGTGAGGGGTGACGACAGCTCGTATCATACCTTTTTCTTCAATCAGGAGACCGGAGAGCCCATTGGAGGCGCGACCCATCAGGGATACACAAACGGATCAACGTGGACAAGGGGACAGGCCTGGGGCATTTACGGCTTTGCGCTGTCGTATCGGTATACCGGCGATCCGCAGTTCCTGGATACCTCCAAAAGGATGGCCCGGTATTTCCTTGAGCATCTGCCGGAGGACGGGGTGGCTTACTGGGACTTCAATCTGCCGCCGGATGCAGAGCGTCCGTACCGCGACAGTTCCGCATCGGCCATCGCTGCTGCCGGACTGCATGAGCTGTTATCCCATTTGGATGAAAACGAACCCGGATATGCCTATCTCCGCAGCGGGCTGCTCAACACAATGGAAGCGCTGGTTTCGCATTACTCCACGATAGGCGACGAGCAGGCGGAAGGGCTGCTTAAGCATGGTTCTTATCATGTCCGCGGAGGTCAGGCGCCTGATGAATATATGATCTGGGGAGATTATTTCTACCTGGAAGCATTGCTGAGACTGGAAAAAGGGATCGGAGGCTATTGGTATGAGCGGGGATAG
- the fucU gene encoding L-fucose mutarotase → MLKKIPKLLSPELVRVLMEMGHGDELVLADAHFPGHSLHNRVLRYDGVGIPALLDAILELLPLDHYVPHQAAFMAVVEGDPSVPEVWSVYEAILGKHDGAATVEYEERFDFYSRSRQSYAIVVTGEEALYGNIIIKKGVVTAEGC, encoded by the coding sequence ATGCTGAAGAAAATTCCTAAGCTGCTGTCCCCCGAACTGGTCCGCGTGCTGATGGAGATGGGCCACGGGGATGAGCTGGTGCTGGCGGATGCCCATTTTCCGGGTCACTCCCTGCATAACAGAGTGCTGAGATACGACGGGGTGGGTATCCCTGCACTGCTCGATGCGATCCTTGAGCTGCTGCCGCTGGATCATTATGTGCCGCATCAGGCGGCTTTTATGGCTGTAGTGGAAGGTGATCCGTCAGTGCCGGAGGTCTGGTCCGTGTATGAAGCTATTCTTGGGAAGCATGACGGGGCGGCGACGGTTGAATATGAGGAACGCTTTGACTTTTACAGCCGCTCCAGGCAGAGCTACGCTATTGTGGTTACGGGGGAAGAGGCTCTTTACGGCAATATCATTATCAAAAAGGGTGTTGTTACAGCAGAGGGCTGCTAA
- a CDS encoding class II aldolase/adducin family protein: protein MNQKEQELRLLICDIGRNLFNKDFIAANDGNISARLSETEVLASPTGVSKGYLQPHMLVKVNLQGEILEADEGYRPSTEVKMHLRIYNELPEMNGVVHAHPPYATAFAIKGEPLDKMMMPESVIAMGDIPLAAYGTPSTEEIPDSLIPFLGKKTAVLLESHGALTWGKDVMSAYMNMERLEYTAKLTFITRMIKGERELPQNRIDELVALRSFYGM, encoded by the coding sequence ATGAATCAGAAAGAACAAGAGCTGCGCCTGCTGATCTGTGATATCGGCAGAAATTTGTTCAACAAGGATTTTATCGCCGCCAATGACGGGAATATTTCGGCCCGTCTGTCCGAAACGGAAGTTCTTGCTTCACCGACAGGAGTCAGCAAAGGCTATCTGCAGCCGCATATGCTCGTTAAGGTCAATCTGCAGGGAGAGATCCTTGAAGCAGACGAGGGCTACCGCCCTTCCACTGAAGTGAAGATGCATCTGCGGATCTATAATGAGCTGCCCGAAATGAACGGGGTGGTGCATGCCCATCCGCCTTATGCGACAGCTTTTGCGATCAAGGGTGAGCCGCTGGATAAAATGATGATGCCGGAGTCGGTCATAGCAATGGGAGATATTCCACTGGCTGCATACGGGACACCTTCTACGGAAGAAATCCCGGATTCGCTGATCCCGTTCCTGGGCAAGAAAACGGCCGTCCTGCTGGAAAGCCACGGCGCCCTGACCTGGGGCAAGGATGTTATGAGCGCCTACATGAACATGGAGCGTCTCGAATACACAGCAAAGCTGACGTTCATTACCCGGATGATCAAGGGGGAGCGCGAGCTGCCGCAGAACCGGATTGATGAGCTGGTTGCCCTGAGGTCTTTTTATGGAATGTAG
- a CDS encoding rhamnulokinase family protein yields MDEIIKLLAVDLGASSGRVMLGLYDGKRIVMEEVHRFANQPVELHGHLYWDVLQLFHEIKQGIRKAAREHGTLTSVSVDTWGVDYGFLDRKGQLLYATHHYRDQRTAAYTPILEELLPPDEQFRLTGNQSASINTVYQLFADLQESPWLRETADRLLLMPDLFHYLLSGTAAGEQTIWSTSGLLAAGSVTPSAKVMNRLRLPLSLIPELVPAGTVTGQLLPALQEELGTGPLQVIAGASHDTASAVASIPYGPGAETAAFISCGTWSLAGMVTEQPVLTDQAREYGFTNEGCFGGGNRLLKNITGLWILQETQRGWVQAGEPVSHQEAVRLAAETRSEGYAAAVIDPDDVLFSTPGDMPGRIAAYCTRTAQQPPKSKGEVILTILQSLSSAYAQTIKELEQLTGQGIRTIHMVGGGIRNELLCQLTAEATGKEIIAGPAEASAIGNIAVQLAALGAVKASALRELVAQSCTLVRYYPSK; encoded by the coding sequence ATGGATGAAATAATCAAGCTGCTCGCAGTGGACCTGGGGGCCAGCTCCGGCAGAGTCATGCTGGGCCTGTATGACGGTAAGCGTATAGTGATGGAGGAAGTTCACCGGTTTGCCAATCAGCCGGTTGAGCTGCACGGGCATTTGTACTGGGATGTGCTGCAGCTGTTTCATGAAATCAAGCAGGGAATACGCAAGGCGGCCAGGGAGCACGGGACTTTGACGTCTGTCAGCGTAGATACCTGGGGTGTCGACTACGGCTTTCTTGACCGGAAGGGGCAGCTGCTGTATGCCACGCATCATTACCGGGACCAGCGGACAGCTGCCTATACTCCTATTCTTGAGGAGCTGCTGCCGCCGGATGAGCAGTTTAGATTGACAGGCAATCAGTCAGCCAGCATTAACACGGTGTATCAGCTGTTCGCGGATCTGCAGGAGAGTCCCTGGCTCAGGGAGACCGCAGACCGGCTGCTGCTGATGCCGGACCTGTTCCATTATCTGCTCTCCGGCACCGCCGCCGGGGAGCAGACGATCTGGAGCACCAGCGGCCTGCTGGCTGCCGGATCAGTGACTCCATCCGCCAAGGTGATGAACCGGCTGCGGCTTCCACTCAGCCTGATTCCGGAGCTGGTGCCGGCCGGAACGGTGACCGGCCAGCTGCTGCCTGCGCTGCAGGAGGAGCTTGGCACAGGCCCGCTGCAGGTTATTGCCGGGGCTTCCCATGACACGGCCTCTGCGGTGGCTTCCATACCCTATGGGCCGGGAGCAGAGACGGCCGCTTTTATCAGCTGCGGGACATGGTCCCTGGCAGGCATGGTGACAGAGCAGCCGGTGCTGACGGATCAGGCCCGTGAATACGGCTTTACCAATGAGGGCTGCTTCGGCGGCGGAAACCGGCTGCTGAAGAATATTACGGGGCTGTGGATTTTGCAGGAGACGCAAAGAGGCTGGGTGCAGGCGGGTGAGCCGGTGTCTCATCAGGAGGCGGTCCGGCTTGCCGCAGAAACCCGAAGTGAAGGTTATGCTGCAGCTGTCATAGATCCGGATGATGTCCTGTTCAGCACGCCGGGGGATATGCCCGGCCGGATTGCAGCTTATTGTACCCGTACCGCCCAGCAGCCGCCGAAAAGTAAGGGCGAGGTTATTCTGACCATTCTACAGAGCCTTTCTTCGGCTTATGCCCAGACAATAAAGGAGCTTGAGCAGCTGACCGGACAGGGCATCCGCACAATCCATATGGTGGGCGGAGGCATCCGCAATGAGCTGCTGTGCCAGCTAACGGCTGAGGCCACCGGAAAAGAGATTATCGCCGGGCCTGCCGAAGCCAGCGCAATCGGTAATATAGCTGTCCAGTTAGCCGCTCTGGGAGCAGTCAAGGCTTCTGCGCTCAGAGAGCTTGTGGCACAGTCCTGTACGCTTGTCCGTTATTATCCGTCGAAATAA
- a CDS encoding L-fucose isomerase, giving the protein MATNYPKIGIRPTIDGRRRGVRESLEAQTMGMAERVAKFLTESLFYPDGSPVECVIADSTIGGVKEAAAAAQKFAGQNVGVSITVTPCWCYGSETMDMDTAVPHAVWGFNGTERPGAVYLAAVLSAYAQKGIPAFGIYGEDVQESDSEEIPADVQTKLLQFAKSAMAVALMKGKSYLSMGSVSMGIAGSIVNEQFFQDYLGMRNEYIDMSEYVRRFEEEIYDKEEFAQALAWVKEKCITGADNNPQHLQISDELKEQQWETCVKMTLIARDLMVGNPRLAELGFEEEANGHNAIVGGFQGQRQWTDHFPNGDFMETILNSSFDWNGRRAPYIVATENDSLNGVTMLFNYLLTNTAQIFADVRTFWSPAAVERVTGYKLEGEAAHGLLHLINSGSAALDGTGEQTVDGKPAIKPFWEITDEEAERCIAETQFRPASQEYFRGGGFSTDYLTKGGMPVTMARLNLVKGLGPVLQLVEGYTVELPEAVHKTLDERTDPTWPTTWFAPKLTDQGSFKTVYDVMNNWGANHGAISYGHIGADLITLASILRIPVSMHNVDEDRIFRPRVWSLFGTEDLESADYRACRNFGPLY; this is encoded by the coding sequence GTGGCAACAAATTATCCGAAGATTGGTATCCGGCCTACGATTGATGGAAGAAGACGCGGAGTGCGTGAATCGCTGGAAGCCCAGACTATGGGAATGGCCGAGCGGGTGGCTAAGTTTCTTACAGAAAGTCTTTTTTACCCGGACGGGTCTCCTGTAGAGTGTGTTATCGCTGATTCTACGATCGGCGGTGTGAAGGAAGCAGCGGCTGCCGCACAGAAATTTGCCGGACAGAATGTCGGCGTGTCGATTACAGTAACCCCGTGCTGGTGTTATGGCTCTGAAACAATGGATATGGATACAGCGGTTCCGCATGCGGTCTGGGGCTTCAACGGGACTGAGCGTCCGGGGGCCGTTTATCTGGCGGCTGTACTGTCTGCTTATGCACAAAAGGGAATTCCGGCGTTCGGGATTTACGGGGAGGATGTGCAGGAGTCGGACAGTGAAGAGATCCCGGCTGATGTGCAGACCAAGCTGCTGCAGTTCGCCAAATCCGCTATGGCAGTTGCGCTGATGAAAGGGAAGTCTTATCTGTCGATGGGTTCCGTCTCGATGGGGATTGCCGGCTCGATTGTGAACGAACAGTTCTTCCAGGACTATCTGGGCATGCGGAATGAATATATCGATATGTCCGAATACGTGCGCCGGTTCGAGGAGGAAATTTATGATAAAGAGGAATTTGCACAGGCCTTGGCCTGGGTTAAGGAAAAATGCATCACCGGCGCGGACAATAATCCGCAGCATCTGCAGATCAGCGATGAATTAAAGGAGCAGCAGTGGGAGACCTGTGTCAAAATGACGCTCATCGCGCGTGACCTTATGGTCGGTAATCCGAGGCTGGCTGAGCTCGGCTTTGAGGAGGAGGCTAACGGGCATAACGCGATCGTCGGGGGATTCCAGGGCCAGCGGCAATGGACGGATCATTTTCCAAACGGGGATTTCATGGAGACGATCCTGAACTCCTCCTTTGACTGGAACGGCCGGCGTGCCCCGTATATTGTGGCTACTGAGAATGACAGCCTGAACGGGGTAACGATGCTGTTCAACTATCTGCTTACGAATACGGCTCAGATTTTTGCCGATGTCCGGACGTTCTGGAGTCCTGCTGCGGTTGAACGGGTGACCGGATATAAGCTGGAAGGAGAGGCGGCGCACGGGCTGCTGCATTTGATCAACTCGGGCTCTGCGGCGCTGGATGGTACGGGAGAGCAGACGGTGGACGGGAAGCCTGCTATCAAGCCGTTCTGGGAGATTACGGATGAGGAGGCGGAGCGCTGCATAGCAGAGACCCAGTTCCGTCCGGCTTCGCAGGAATATTTCCGCGGGGGCGGCTTCTCCACCGATTATTTAACAAAAGGCGGAATGCCTGTAACGATGGCCCGGCTCAATCTGGTTAAGGGGCTTGGTCCCGTGCTTCAGCTTGTAGAGGGTTATACTGTGGAGCTGCCTGAAGCGGTTCACAAGACGCTGGATGAGCGGACCGATCCGACCTGGCCGACGACCTGGTTTGCTCCTAAGCTGACGGATCAGGGCTCATTCAAAACCGTTTATGATGTCATGAACAACTGGGGAGCCAACCATGGTGCAATCAGCTACGGGCATATCGGAGCAGATCTGATTACGCTGGCTTCCATCCTGCGGATTCCGGTCAGTATGCACAATGTGGATGAGGATCGGATTTTTAGACCGCGCGTGTGGTCCCTGTTCGGAACAGAGGATCTGGAAAGTGCAGATTACCGGGCTTGCCGCAACTTCGGACCACTGTACTAA
- a CDS encoding DeoR/GlpR family DNA-binding transcription regulator produces the protein MKAFERRDLIINELYRHKKVHVADLAQKFQVSEETIRRDLDKLDKEGLAKKNYGGAILNAHTNEDPSYASRHQVNLEAKGIIAGNVLDLINDGDSLMTDTSTTAFEALRKITGSKHNLTIITNSLAVLSEFQHSGHKLISTGGTLGPETSSFVGPTASQTIRKYNVDVALFSCKALSMTGGLSDSNEEESELKILMQKQASKVVLLVDHSKFDRIAFIKLFSFDKVDYIVTDQKPSEEWISFLNSYQVSVLYSVPTD, from the coding sequence ATGAAGGCATTTGAACGGAGAGACCTGATCATAAATGAGCTGTACCGGCACAAAAAAGTGCATGTAGCCGACCTCGCGCAGAAATTCCAGGTGTCAGAGGAGACCATCCGCCGCGATCTGGACAAACTCGATAAGGAAGGCCTGGCCAAAAAAAATTACGGAGGCGCGATACTAAACGCCCATACCAACGAAGACCCGTCCTACGCGAGCAGACATCAGGTCAACCTGGAGGCTAAAGGCATTATCGCTGGCAATGTGCTGGATCTGATTAATGACGGGGACAGCCTGATGACAGATACAAGCACAACGGCTTTTGAGGCCCTGCGCAAAATCACCGGATCCAAGCACAATCTGACCATCATCACCAACTCACTTGCGGTTTTATCCGAATTCCAGCACTCCGGCCATAAGCTGATTTCCACCGGCGGTACATTGGGACCCGAGACCAGCTCCTTCGTCGGCCCCACCGCCTCACAGACGATCCGGAAGTATAATGTGGATGTTGCCCTGTTCAGCTGCAAAGCACTGTCGATGACCGGAGGACTCAGCGATTCCAACGAGGAGGAAAGCGAGCTGAAGATTCTGATGCAAAAACAGGCCAGTAAAGTTGTGCTGCTCGTTGACCATTCCAAATTTGACCGGATTGCCTTTATTAAGCTGTTCAGCTTCGATAAAGTCGATTATATTGTGACTGATCAGAAGCCTTCTGAGGAATGGATCAGCTTTTTGAACAGCTATCAGGTGTCCGTACTATACAGTGTACCTACTGATTAA
- a CDS encoding transposase produces MRRAQITVLSRQFHNSKPLLRLVFLSIEKGVPPQVLEVIGDQTDTREQKKEVIPIYSIRQEELFSFEELLQMRPEDKYSQIFEHLNLAPVLHVLRKKNHRGRPQELNLPAMIYSLLISKMEGIEFVSSLVRRLKHSEEFRVQCRFTGSNPIPSKASYSRLISALEQTGMLEQLQDSLVLSAMEEGFITGTHLAVDSSIVEAWDCQFSESASKRRAARRTKKPSETPEIQQLEFENVEPEPQPANEPLKKPVYRRGRASAEEKERRRLEREAYEKTLAPFEKTIEAMLPYTYDELLNTIPRHAARFDKKNTKGRLTSYYGFKANVLVDADSQYVLSGVFSSANLNDQRMAVLLLKGLHLKFPGLKVKHVLGDKGYDSSAIYQLIHSLGAFPIIKMIHHKKPPEGMNQDYTPVCSQGHAYRYDSFDTKYETLRYTRPNHCKDCPFSASGCQKVFKIRIQTDLRKHAYPARGSESFRQLYNKRTAVERVFAYLKEYFGMKRTRHRGVRASVDFQLSTLAYNLSKFALDKLNKQLSNSQQVA; encoded by the coding sequence ATGCGCCGGGCTCAAATAACTGTACTTTCGAGACAATTTCATAATTCAAAACCCTTGCTACGCCTGGTTTTTTTGAGTATAGAAAAAGGAGTACCTCCCCAAGTTCTCGAAGTTATAGGCGACCAAACCGACACCCGAGAACAAAAAAAGGAGGTAATCCCTATCTACTCTATTCGACAAGAAGAGCTGTTTTCCTTCGAGGAATTGCTCCAAATGCGCCCGGAAGATAAATATAGTCAAATCTTTGAACACTTAAACCTGGCTCCGGTCCTTCACGTACTCCGGAAAAAGAACCATCGTGGACGGCCACAGGAGCTAAACCTCCCTGCCATGATCTACTCGCTGCTCATCTCAAAAATGGAGGGCATTGAGTTTGTTTCTTCTCTGGTTAGACGCCTTAAGCACAGCGAGGAATTTCGGGTGCAGTGCCGGTTTACCGGCTCAAACCCTATTCCGAGCAAGGCTTCATACTCCCGTCTAATTTCTGCGCTTGAGCAAACGGGAATGCTTGAGCAACTGCAGGATAGCTTGGTGCTGTCTGCCATGGAAGAAGGCTTTATTACGGGCACGCACCTTGCCGTTGATTCCTCCATTGTTGAGGCTTGGGATTGCCAATTCAGTGAATCTGCGTCGAAACGCCGAGCGGCCCGCCGTACCAAAAAGCCAAGTGAAACGCCAGAAATTCAGCAACTGGAGTTCGAGAATGTCGAGCCAGAGCCTCAGCCAGCGAACGAACCGCTTAAAAAACCAGTCTACCGACGTGGGCGGGCTTCTGCGGAAGAAAAAGAGCGCCGGCGTCTAGAACGGGAAGCTTATGAAAAGACTCTAGCACCCTTTGAGAAAACGATTGAAGCGATGCTGCCTTACACCTATGACGAGCTCCTGAACACGATCCCCCGGCACGCTGCACGCTTTGACAAGAAAAATACGAAGGGCAGACTCACCAGTTATTACGGATTTAAGGCGAACGTACTGGTCGATGCGGATTCTCAGTATGTGCTAAGCGGTGTTTTTAGTTCGGCGAATCTGAATGACCAGCGGATGGCCGTCCTGCTTCTAAAGGGGCTACACCTGAAGTTTCCTGGGCTGAAGGTGAAGCATGTCTTGGGCGACAAAGGGTATGACAGTTCGGCCATTTACCAGTTGATTCATTCCTTAGGCGCTTTTCCTATTATTAAAATGATTCACCACAAAAAACCGCCCGAGGGGATGAACCAGGATTACACCCCTGTGTGCTCGCAGGGACACGCCTACCGTTACGACAGTTTCGATACCAAATACGAAACGCTGCGTTACACCAGGCCCAACCATTGCAAAGACTGTCCGTTTTCTGCATCCGGCTGCCAAAAAGTGTTTAAGATTCGAATCCAAACCGATTTGCGGAAGCACGCTTACCCAGCAAGAGGGAGCGAGAGCTTTAGGCAACTGTATAACAAACGAACGGCTGTAGAACGTGTTTTTGCCTACCTCAAAGAGTATTTTGGGATGAAGCGCACACGTCACCGCGGCGTCCGGGCAAGTGTCGATTTCCAGCTCAGCACATTGGCCTACAATTTGAGTAAGTTTGCGCTAGACAAGTTGAACAAGCAGTTGAGTAACTCCCAGCAAGTGGCCTAA